One genomic segment of Clostridium saccharoperbutylacetonicum N1-4(HMT) includes these proteins:
- a CDS encoding AAA-like domain-containing protein, with translation MGKRFNIAGPCISKKHYMVNMDNKLKKIESLIDKGDYFIINRPRQYGKTTLLSQIAKVFKEKYLIIRTSFEGIGDSVFEDEEVFSSTFFILIIDALRFIDEEKSNELRNLKVEIKNLQMLSSVITKFIQSTEKPVLLIIDEVDKASNNQLFLSFLGMLRNKYILSNDDMDYTFHSVILAGVHDVKNLKLRIRPDEERKYNSPWNIAVDFNVDMTFNSMEIETMLKDYSIEENVKMDTKAIAEKIYYYTSGYPFLVSKLSLLMEQNFKNNWIEDNIDKAVKLLLYEKNTLFDSLIKNLENNEDFKKFIEKIVLSGEEIVYVPSDSLISLGELYGFIKQENNICKIHNRIFEQYIYNHLTSIKARESENISNYNFRENFLTLDNGLDFEKVLLNYQKFMKEQYSNKDEKFIEYHGRLLFLAFIKPIINGIGFDFKEVQISREKRLDVVVTYNNHKYITELKIWHGEEYHKAGVNQLCDYLSIHSMDKGYLIVYNFNKNKKFIHETIYVRNKEIFIVYV, from the coding sequence TTGGGAAAAAGATTTAATATAGCAGGTCCTTGTATTAGTAAAAAACATTACATGGTTAATATGGATAATAAGCTTAAGAAGATCGAAAGTCTTATAGATAAAGGAGATTACTTTATTATAAATAGGCCTAGACAATATGGAAAAACTACTTTACTATCTCAAATAGCAAAGGTATTTAAAGAAAAATATCTAATTATTAGAACAAGTTTTGAAGGTATTGGAGATAGTGTTTTTGAAGATGAGGAAGTTTTTAGCAGCACGTTTTTTATTTTAATTATAGATGCCTTAAGATTTATAGATGAAGAAAAATCAAATGAACTTAGAAATCTAAAAGTAGAAATTAAAAACTTGCAGATGTTATCCAGTGTTATAACGAAATTTATACAGAGTACTGAAAAACCAGTATTATTGATTATAGATGAAGTTGATAAAGCCAGCAATAATCAGCTCTTTTTAAGTTTTTTGGGAATGCTTAGAAACAAGTATATCTTATCTAATGATGATATGGATTATACTTTTCATTCTGTAATTTTAGCTGGAGTACATGATGTGAAAAATCTAAAGTTAAGAATTAGACCTGATGAAGAAAGGAAATATAATAGTCCATGGAATATTGCTGTAGATTTTAATGTTGATATGACCTTTAATTCCATGGAAATAGAAACTATGCTTAAGGATTACTCTATCGAAGAAAATGTGAAAATGGATACGAAGGCTATAGCTGAAAAAATATATTATTATACTAGTGGATATCCTTTTTTGGTTAGTAAATTAAGTTTATTAATGGAGCAAAACTTCAAAAATAACTGGATAGAAGATAATATTGATAAAGCAGTGAAATTGCTCTTATATGAAAAGAATACTTTGTTTGATTCTCTAATAAAGAATCTAGAAAATAATGAAGATTTTAAAAAATTTATTGAAAAAATAGTATTATCAGGTGAAGAAATAGTTTATGTTCCAAGTGACAGCTTGATTTCTCTTGGAGAATTATATGGATTCATAAAACAAGAAAATAATATATGTAAAATTCATAATAGGATTTTTGAACAATATATATATAATCATTTAACGTCTATAAAAGCACGTGAAAGCGAAAATATATCAAACTATAATTTTAGAGAGAACTTTTTAACATTGGATAATGGCTTGGATTTTGAAAAAGTACTTTTAAATTATCAAAAATTTATGAAAGAGCAATATAGCAATAAGGACGAAAAATTCATTGAATATCATGGAAGGTTATTGTTTTTAGCATTTATAAAACCAATTATAAATGGGATAGGTTTTGATTTTAAAGAAGTTCAGATATCTAGGGAGAAAAGATTAGATGTAGTTGTTACTTATAATAACCATAAATATATAACAGAATTAAAAATATGGCATGGAGAGGAATATCATAAAGCTGGAGTTAATCAATTATGTGATTATTTGAGTATTCATTCAATGGATAAAGGTTATTTGATTGTTTACAATTTCAATAAAAATAAAAAGTTTATACATGAGACAATATATGTGAGAAATAAAGAAATATTTATTGTGTATGTGTAG
- a CDS encoding AAA family ATPase, which produces MKKTIQIGTSDFKELIEKNNYFVDKSLLIKEFIENGAKIILTPRPRRFGKTLNLSMLRYFFDIRTKEETKSLFNGLKIENEKEIMKLQGEYPVVFVTFKNQKHLSYENFEDGIKVLLSSLYNEHEYLLESSKLSEFDKEEFRDIISRNPSQGLLAEGISNLMRYMNKHYGKKVMLFIDEYDVPIQEGYIHGYYEEMIALIRNLLTSALKDNPYVEKSLITGILRVAKESIFSGLNNLEVNTLLRYSFNDKFGFTEEEIQELVKYFDSANELEGIREWYDGYIFGGEVIYNPWSVLNYLKNKREGFMPYWINSSSNDLIKKLLLKGDNSLKLELEDLIEGKSISKVIDDTIVMSEVEDSNENIWSFLLMSGYLKAVKTELVRGRLNCELKVPNEEVHIFYENLIEKWFKETLNNQKYNIMLKALITKDLEVFEEIFTDFVMKNMSYFDVSGKEPEKVYHAFVLGMIVSLADKYEVKSNKESGYGRYDVMLIPRDISKLGIIIEFKRIKDTASKTIDEGVKEALDQIGKNKYEAELQDRGVKNIWKLAIVFKGKRVRIVSGD; this is translated from the coding sequence ATGAAAAAAACTATACAAATAGGGACCTCAGATTTTAAAGAATTAATAGAAAAAAACAATTATTTTGTGGATAAGAGCTTATTAATAAAAGAATTTATAGAAAATGGAGCAAAAATTATCTTAACTCCAAGACCAAGAAGATTTGGAAAAACGCTAAATTTGAGTATGTTAAGATACTTTTTTGATATAAGAACTAAAGAAGAAACAAAATCTTTATTTAATGGATTGAAAATAGAAAATGAAAAAGAAATAATGAAACTTCAAGGAGAGTACCCTGTTGTTTTTGTTACCTTTAAAAATCAGAAACATTTGTCTTATGAAAACTTTGAGGATGGAATTAAGGTATTATTGTCTAGTCTATATAATGAGCATGAATATCTCTTGGAGAGCTCTAAATTATCAGAGTTTGATAAAGAAGAGTTTAGAGATATAATTTCAAGAAATCCATCCCAAGGACTTTTGGCAGAGGGGATAAGCAATCTTATGAGATATATGAATAAACATTATGGAAAGAAAGTAATGCTATTCATAGACGAATATGACGTGCCAATTCAAGAAGGTTACATACATGGTTACTACGAAGAAATGATTGCACTTATAAGAAACTTATTAACTTCAGCTTTGAAGGATAATCCATATGTTGAAAAATCTTTGATTACAGGAATACTTAGAGTAGCAAAAGAAAGTATTTTTTCAGGACTTAATAATTTAGAAGTAAATACGCTTTTAAGATATAGTTTTAATGATAAATTTGGATTTACTGAAGAGGAAATACAAGAACTTGTAAAGTATTTTGATTCTGCTAATGAACTAGAAGGGATTAGAGAATGGTATGATGGATACATATTCGGAGGAGAAGTTATATATAATCCTTGGTCTGTTTTGAATTATTTAAAAAATAAACGAGAAGGGTTTATGCCTTATTGGATTAATAGCAGTAGCAATGATTTGATTAAGAAACTACTTCTTAAAGGAGATAATAGCCTAAAACTTGAACTTGAAGATCTTATAGAAGGGAAGTCAATTAGTAAAGTAATTGATGATACTATAGTGATGTCAGAAGTTGAAGATTCAAATGAGAATATCTGGAGTTTTTTACTTATGAGTGGGTATTTAAAAGCTGTAAAAACAGAACTTGTTAGAGGCAGATTAAATTGTGAACTAAAGGTTCCAAATGAAGAAGTTCATATATTTTATGAAAATTTAATTGAAAAATGGTTTAAAGAAACCCTAAATAATCAAAAATATAATATCATGCTAAAAGCATTAATCACAAAAGATCTTGAAGTTTTTGAAGAAATATTTACTGACTTTGTAATGAAAAATATGAGTTACTTCGACGTATCAGGGAAAGAACCTGAAAAGGTATATCATGCTTTTGTTCTTGGAATGATTGTATCTCTTGCAGACAAATATGAAGTTAAATCAAACAAGGAAAGTGGCTATGGAAGGTACGATGTAATGCTTATTCCAAGGGATATTTCGAAACTTGGAATTATAATAGAGTTTAAAAGAATAAAAGATACAGCGTCTAAAACTATAGATGAAGGGGTTAAGGAAGCCTTAGATCAGATTGGAAAAAATAAATATGAAGCTGAACTTCAAGATAGAGGTGTAAAAAATATATGGAAGCTTGCAATTGTTTTTAAGGGAAAGAGAGTTAGAATTGTAAGTGGGGACTGA
- a CDS encoding AAA family ATPase codes for MNFKPLPIGIDNFEKLITRGYYLVDKTLLIKDLLDNKADVNLFTRPRRFGKTLNMSMLQYFFENSSEDNSYLFENLNIMKTGEQYTSHMGQYPVINLSLKSSKQPTFDLALKCIKDEIVNEFRRHDYILESDKLNEEREEYRSIARKDGDEGLYVTALKFLSDCLEKYHGKKVIILIDEYDVPLENAFFEGFYDRMIAFIRSLFESALKTNSSLEFAVITGCLRISRESIFTGLNNLDIISILNDYYDEYFGFTQAEVSNMLMDYGLSEKEELTRNWYNGYIFGQAQVYNPWSVVKFVKDLYKNPNVFPSSYWANTSSNSIVRSLIERADNVTKNEIELLIEGKTIEKPVHEDITYDEIYDSMDNLWNFMFFTGYFKKVNERISETNQKYVELEIPNEEVKYIFRTKILKWFHDKIKVKDLSILYSAIFEKDRDTFQKELNKLLRETISFNDAYENFYHGFVVGVLANMHEYIVKSNRESGDGRSDIFIKSPSIFDPAVIIELKVCDNPKDIFKMSDKALEQIEEKKYEEELNQEGYENIIKYGISFYRKDCIVKCRDCHLVKVGD; via the coding sequence ATGAATTTTAAACCACTACCAATAGGAATAGATAATTTTGAAAAGTTAATAACTAGAGGTTACTATTTAGTAGATAAAACCTTATTAATAAAAGATTTACTTGATAATAAAGCAGATGTCAACTTATTCACAAGACCAAGAAGATTTGGAAAAACTCTAAACATGAGTATGCTTCAATATTTCTTTGAAAACAGTAGTGAAGATAACTCTTACCTTTTTGAAAATTTGAATATAATGAAAACTGGGGAACAATATACTTCACATATGGGGCAATATCCAGTAATTAATTTATCATTAAAATCGTCTAAACAACCTACTTTTGACTTGGCTCTTAAGTGTATTAAAGATGAAATAGTAAATGAATTTAGACGTCATGATTATATTTTAGAAAGTGATAAATTAAATGAGGAAAGAGAAGAATATAGAAGCATAGCCAGAAAAGATGGAGATGAAGGACTTTATGTAACTGCACTAAAATTCTTATCTGACTGCTTAGAAAAGTATCATGGAAAGAAAGTGATAATTCTTATAGATGAATATGATGTACCTCTTGAAAATGCATTTTTTGAAGGCTTCTACGATAGAATGATAGCTTTTATAAGGTCACTTTTTGAATCCGCCTTAAAAACAAATTCATCTTTAGAATTTGCAGTTATTACAGGTTGCTTGCGTATTTCACGAGAAAGTATTTTTACAGGTTTAAATAATTTAGATATTATCTCAATTTTAAATGATTATTATGATGAATATTTTGGATTTACCCAAGCTGAAGTGAGTAATATGCTTATGGATTATGGACTTAGTGAGAAAGAAGAACTTACTAGAAATTGGTACAATGGATATATTTTTGGTCAGGCACAGGTATATAATCCTTGGAGTGTTGTGAAGTTTGTTAAAGATTTATATAAGAATCCAAATGTATTTCCTTCATCATATTGGGCAAATACAAGTTCAAACAGTATAGTCAGAAGCTTAATTGAAAGAGCTGATAATGTAACTAAAAATGAAATAGAATTATTAATTGAAGGAAAAACAATTGAGAAACCAGTTCATGAAGATATAACTTATGATGAAATTTACGATAGTATGGATAATTTATGGAATTTTATGTTTTTCACTGGTTATTTTAAAAAAGTAAATGAAAGAATCAGTGAAACAAATCAAAAATATGTGGAATTAGAAATACCTAATGAGGAAGTAAAGTATATATTTAGAACAAAAATCTTAAAATGGTTTCATGATAAAATAAAAGTAAAAGATTTGAGTATTTTGTATTCTGCAATATTTGAAAAAGACAGGGATACCTTTCAAAAGGAATTAAATAAGCTATTAAGGGAAACTATAAGTTTTAATGATGCTTATGAAAATTTCTACCATGGCTTTGTAGTAGGAGTTTTAGCTAATATGCATGAATATATTGTAAAATCAAATAGAGAGTCTGGAGATGGCAGAAGCGATATTTTTATAAAGTCACCATCAATATTTGATCCAGCAGTTATAATAGAACTTAAGGTTTGTGATAATCCTAAGGATATATTTAAAATGAGTGATAAAGCTTTAGAACAGATTGAAGAGAAAAAATATGAAGAAGAGCTTAATCAAGAAGGATATGAAAATATAATAAAATATGGAATTTCATTTTATAGGAAAGATTGTATCGTGAAGTGTAGGGACTGTCACTTGGTAAAAGTTGGGGATTGA
- a CDS encoding DUF6056 family protein, with product MYFNERVNKKRYIFIAFAIVFFIAQCFITLYPGDDTYFIETVSKSKSIISFVIMRYETWGGRIASEFFIGIFSLLPLFIWRILNTIIAVMFVVFISNIIKLSISKDSFEKHSNIIDVFVCLSFFMIPISVTTRACSWFTGSFYYLWPTFFCLIAMSPFIYKIYNKDISKKHCIIAMLSVLYASYMEQTAAVLICFGIMTVLYLYKRDKKFYLGLVAENLLVLINLIIYTLSPGNELRNISETKTWYPGFDSLSLFQKVYQGVCWTHSHLVRETTILMLVISLLLFIIVFNRNSKWSVRISAFIPSMYFIGSLAPINKMVLSTTSYEYPYDIQTILDKIFFNPMLDIVPAVISSVIIFSIVILMFMCIKNKNERYLCIIFYLAALACGYILGFSPTIFASGPRIFFMTNILLLIIGGILLKNILEEVPINKMLWKISSIFYCSLASIYALIYVGGIAIKTIFKIK from the coding sequence ATGTATTTTAATGAGAGGGTCAATAAAAAAAGGTATATTTTTATTGCTTTTGCAATAGTGTTTTTTATTGCCCAATGTTTTATTACCTTATATCCAGGAGATGATACATATTTTATAGAAACAGTCTCTAAAAGTAAAAGTATTATTTCTTTTGTAATTATGCGTTATGAAACTTGGGGAGGAAGAATAGCTAGTGAATTTTTTATAGGCATTTTTTCTTTGTTACCTTTATTCATTTGGCGTATTTTAAATACAATAATAGCAGTAATGTTTGTTGTGTTTATTTCAAATATTATAAAGTTATCTATATCAAAAGATAGTTTTGAGAAGCATAGTAATATTATTGATGTTTTTGTTTGCTTATCATTCTTTATGATACCAATATCTGTTACAACAAGAGCTTGTTCATGGTTTACTGGTAGTTTTTATTATTTATGGCCGACGTTTTTTTGCCTTATAGCAATGTCACCATTTATTTATAAAATATACAATAAAGATATATCTAAAAAGCATTGTATTATTGCAATGTTATCAGTATTATATGCTTCCTATATGGAGCAGACAGCTGCTGTATTAATTTGTTTTGGAATAATGACAGTATTGTATTTATATAAACGTGATAAAAAGTTTTATTTAGGGCTAGTTGCAGAAAATTTGCTGGTTTTAATTAATTTGATAATTTACACGCTATCGCCAGGTAATGAATTGCGTAACATTTCGGAAACTAAAACTTGGTACCCTGGGTTTGATAGTTTATCTTTATTTCAAAAAGTATATCAAGGTGTATGTTGGACTCATTCTCATCTTGTTAGAGAAACTACTATTTTAATGCTTGTAATTAGTTTGCTTTTATTTATTATAGTATTTAATAGAAATAGTAAATGGTCAGTTAGAATTTCAGCATTTATTCCGTCTATGTATTTTATAGGCAGCTTAGCACCAATTAACAAAATGGTCTTAAGCACCACTAGTTATGAGTATCCCTATGATATACAAACTATCCTTGATAAAATATTTTTTAATCCAATGCTTGATATAGTACCAGCTGTTATAAGTTCTGTTATTATTTTTAGTATAGTTATCCTCATGTTCATGTGTATAAAGAACAAAAATGAGAGATATCTGTGTATAATTTTTTACTTAGCAGCCTTAGCCTGTGGATATATTTTAGGCTTTTCACCAACTATTTTTGCATCTGGACCACGAATATTTTTTATGACAAATATTCTTTTGCTTATCATAGGTGGAATATTATTAAAGAATATATTAGAAGAAGTACCTATAAATAAAATGTTGTGGAAGATAAGCAGTATTTTTTATTGTTCATTAGCAAGCATTTATGCCTTAATTTATGTTGGAGGAATTGCTATCAAGACAATATTTAAAATCAAATAG
- a CDS encoding acyltransferase family protein, with protein MIQNEKSLDGLRGLAAFIVIIHHYLVGFYPSTYTGNINSIRTSSGFDALISRTPFNLFFNGNASVCMFFILSGYVLSCKFFKYKEKNIVISSAIRRYLRLMIPVLSSIVLVFILMKFKLFYNIQASTITGSDWWLGSFYNFEPNTFEMLKQGLYRVFFFSETSYNAVLWTMHYELFGSFIVFGFLFIFGKIKTRVITYIVIIFLLFNTYYLAFILGMFLSDIHSVNCKLINKINFRFPKIFFLITGLYLCSYPSGVDVTGSIYNYIKISKFNDVVMLYHIIGSFFIMITLLNSYKLKNFFSNKIFLFLGKISFSMYLIHLIVLCSFSSFIFLNLINYFRYYQTFFIMLILSIPLIILISHCFYKYIDSNSIKLSKILYKKYLEHNTKNFF; from the coding sequence ATGATTCAGAATGAAAAAAGTTTAGATGGATTGAGAGGACTAGCAGCTTTTATTGTTATAATTCATCATTATTTAGTTGGTTTTTATCCTTCAACATATACCGGAAATATCAACAGCATTAGAACCAGTAGTGGCTTTGATGCACTTATTTCAAGAACACCATTCAATTTATTTTTTAATGGAAATGCTTCAGTATGCATGTTTTTTATTTTAAGTGGATATGTTCTTAGTTGCAAGTTTTTCAAATATAAAGAAAAAAATATAGTGATTTCAAGTGCAATCAGGAGATATTTAAGATTAATGATACCTGTATTATCTTCAATAGTGTTGGTATTTATACTTATGAAATTCAAGTTATTTTATAATATTCAAGCGTCTACTATAACTGGCTCAGATTGGTGGTTAGGAAGTTTCTATAATTTTGAACCTAATACATTTGAAATGCTTAAACAAGGATTATATAGAGTGTTCTTTTTTAGTGAAACATCCTATAATGCAGTGCTTTGGACTATGCACTATGAGTTATTTGGTTCCTTTATTGTTTTTGGATTTCTTTTTATTTTTGGAAAAATAAAAACCAGAGTAATCACATACATAGTTATAATATTTTTATTATTCAATACTTATTATTTAGCGTTTATTTTAGGAATGTTTTTAAGTGATATACATAGTGTTAATTGCAAATTAATAAATAAAATAAACTTTAGATTTCCGAAGATATTTTTTCTAATTACGGGACTATACTTATGCTCATATCCTTCTGGAGTAGATGTAACTGGAAGCATATATAATTATATAAAAATATCAAAATTTAATGATGTCGTAATGTTATATCATATAATAGGTTCTTTCTTTATTATGATCACACTTTTAAATTCATATAAATTAAAAAACTTTTTCTCAAATAAAATATTTTTATTTTTAGGAAAAATATCATTTTCAATGTATTTAATACATCTTATAGTATTATGTTCATTTTCTAGTTTCATTTTTTTAAATCTTATTAATTATTTTAGATATTACCAAACCTTTTTTATTATGTTGATATTATCCATACCATTAATAATACTAATATCACATTGTTTTTATAAATATATTGATTCAAATTCAATAAAATTATCTAAAATATTATATAAGAAATATTTAGAACATAATACAAAAAACTTTTTCTAA
- a CDS encoding glycosyltransferase family 2 protein, whose translation MKKISILIPTYNEEENVIPLSQEIINLFKNKLENYEYEIIFIDNYSKDKTRESLLNLCQKNKNIKAIFNAKNFGQFNSPYYGLCQTTGECTILLCADFQDPISMIPKFIKEWEGGYKIVCGIKTKSKENKIMYFLRSCYYTMIKKMSSVEQIEHFTGFGLYDKSFIDVLRNLGDPSPFLRGIVAELGFERKDIAYEQEKRRSGKTSNNFYKLYDAAMLSFTSYTKIGLRLATIAGFVLSALSIIISVIYLILKIIYWNDFPLGVAPILIGVFFFGSIQLFFIGLVGEYIMSMNTRIMKRPLVIEAQRINFDEKQQQE comes from the coding sequence ATGAAAAAAATAAGTATATTAATTCCTACATATAATGAAGAGGAAAATGTAATTCCTTTAAGTCAGGAAATCATTAATTTATTTAAAAATAAATTAGAAAACTACGAATATGAAATTATATTTATAGATAATTATTCTAAGGATAAAACAAGAGAATCATTACTTAATTTATGTCAAAAAAACAAAAACATAAAGGCAATATTTAATGCGAAAAATTTCGGTCAGTTTAATTCACCATATTATGGGCTATGTCAAACAACAGGTGAATGCACTATTTTATTGTGTGCTGATTTTCAAGATCCTATTAGTATGATTCCTAAGTTTATTAAAGAATGGGAAGGTGGATACAAAATAGTTTGTGGTATAAAAACTAAAAGTAAAGAAAATAAAATTATGTATTTTTTGAGATCATGTTATTACACAATGATAAAAAAAATGTCAAGTGTTGAACAGATAGAACATTTTACAGGATTTGGATTATATGATAAAAGCTTTATTGATGTCTTAAGAAATCTTGGAGATCCTTCACCATTTTTAAGAGGAATTGTTGCTGAATTGGGTTTTGAAAGAAAAGATATTGCATATGAACAAGAAAAACGAAGATCTGGTAAAACTAGTAATAATTTTTACAAATTATATGATGCTGCCATGCTTAGTTTTACATCATACACTAAGATAGGCCTTAGACTTGCTACAATTGCAGGATTTGTATTATCTGCATTAAGTATAATAATTTCTGTAATATATTTAATATTAAAAATAATTTATTGGAATGATTTTCCGTTAGGCGTGGCTCCAATACTTATTGGAGTATTTTTCTTTGGATCAATACAACTTTTCTTCATTGGATTAGTTGGGGAATATATTATGAGTATGAATACTAGAATTATGAAAAGACCTTTAGTAATTGAAGCACAAAGAATTAATTTTGATGAAAAACAACAACAAGAATGA
- a CDS encoding NAD-dependent epimerase/dehydratase family protein: MKNVVVTGATSFIGIHIIKEYIKNNWIVIAVVRPNSKNLDRLPKSNLLTVVEIDIENIGRLTEKIETIKIDIFYHLAWDGVRVPYRDNAILQNKNYICAINALKIAKKLGCNTFIGAGSQAEYGKCIGKIDENYPARPVTEYGKAKLKTYRALKKIANENNIKFIWTRIFSVYGIYDYQGTLVMSVLDKMKRDESIELTKCIQSWDFIHVEDLARAMYLLANKSCVEGIYNIASGDSRKLKDFIKDMKRISKSKSELKFGAISYNSEGFISFEPVVDKLKQNLGWSCEINFEEGIKMLLESIG, from the coding sequence ATGAAAAATGTGGTGGTAACTGGTGCTACAAGTTTTATAGGAATACATATAATTAAGGAATATATTAAAAATAACTGGATTGTGATAGCTGTAGTTAGACCTAATTCAAAAAATTTAGATAGATTACCAAAAAGCAATCTTTTAACAGTTGTAGAAATTGATATAGAAAATATTGGAAGACTTACAGAAAAAATTGAAACAATAAAAATAGATATATTTTATCATTTGGCATGGGATGGTGTAAGGGTACCATATCGTGATAATGCTATTTTACAAAATAAAAATTACATTTGTGCAATAAATGCCTTAAAAATTGCTAAAAAATTAGGATGCAATACATTTATTGGAGCTGGATCTCAAGCTGAATATGGTAAATGTATTGGAAAGATTGATGAAAACTATCCTGCTAGACCAGTTACTGAATATGGTAAAGCTAAATTAAAAACTTATCGAGCACTTAAAAAAATTGCTAACGAAAACAATATAAAATTTATTTGGACAAGAATATTTAGCGTATATGGTATTTATGATTATCAAGGAACATTAGTTATGTCAGTTTTAGATAAGATGAAAAGAGATGAAAGTATAGAATTAACTAAGTGTATACAAAGTTGGGACTTTATACATGTAGAAGATTTAGCAAGAGCAATGTATTTGCTTGCTAATAAATCTTGTGTGGAGGGTATATATAATATTGCAAGTGGTGATAGCAGGAAGCTTAAAGACTTTATAAAAGATATGAAAAGAATCAGTAAATCTAAAAGTGAACTGAAATTTGGTGCAATATCTTATAATAGCGAAGGTTTTATAAGCTTTGAGCCAGTTGTAGATAAATTAAAACAAAATTTAGGATGGTCGTGTGAGATTAATTTTGAAGAAGGGATCAAAATGTTATTAGAATCTATTGGTTAG